GCCGGCCGATCAGAAGGGCACGCACATGTCCCGCTTCGTCGCGCTGCTCGAAGAAGAGCGCGAGCCGCTGAACCTGGCGCAATTCCAGCTGTTGCTGGAGAAGATGCTGGAGAAGCTCGAAGCCGACGCCGGCCGCATCGAAGTCAGCTTCCCGTATTTCGTCAGCAAGACCGCGCCGGTGTCGGGCGTGCAGTCGCTGATGGACTACGAGGTGACGATGATCGGCGAAGTGCGCGATGGCCACACCACCGTGCGCGTCAAGGCCCTGGTGCCGGTCACGAGCCTGTGCCCGTGCTCCAAGAAGATCTCGCAGTACGGTGCGCACAACCAGCGCTCGCACATCACCATCGACGCGGAACTGGCGGCCGATACGCCGGTCGAGGCGCTGATCCGCATGGCCGAGGAAGAAGCCTCGTGCGAACTGTGGGGCCTGCTCAAGCGCCCGGACGAGAAGTTCGTCACCGAACGCGCGTATGAGAACCCGAAGTTCGTCGAAGACCTGGTGCGCGACATCGCCATGCGCCTGAATGAAGACGACCGCATCGTGGCCTACACGCTGGAAGCGGAGAACTTCGAGTCGATCCACAACCACAGCGCCTATGCCTTGATCGAGCGCGACAAGCGCCGCGCCGGCTGATCGACGCCGACCCCCGGAAGAAGCCGCTCCATCGAGCGGCTTTTTTCATGCCTGCCGGATGCGGATGTCTTCCAGGTCCCAGCGCGGCGTGACGCCGTAGCCGTAGCCTGACTGGACCTGGCCGGGGTCGGCCTGCAGCCGCATCGCGCCGGCGAAAGCGATCATGGCGCCGTTGTCGGTGCAGAACTGCAGGTCGGGGTAGTAGACGCGCAGGCCACGCTTGCCGCCTTCGGCATTCAGGCGCTCGCGCAACTGGCGGTTGGCGCCCACGCCGCCCGCCACCACGATGCGCTTGAGGCCGTGCTCGCGCGCGGCGCGCAGCGTCTTGGCGACGAGCACGTCGACGATGGCATCGACGAAGGCGCGGGCCAAGTCGGCGCGCGGCTGTTCGCATGCCTCGCCGCCGTCGAGATTGAGCTTGCGCACCTGCGTCAGCACGGCGGTCTTCAGACCGGCGAACGAGAAATCGAAATTGCCCGAATGCAGCATCGGCCGGGGCAGCTCGAACGCGCCCGGGTTGCCGAACTCGGCCAGCCGCGAGACGGCCGGTCCGCCGGGATACCCGAGGCCGAGCAGCTTGGCGGTCTTGTCGAAGGCCTCGCCGGCGGCATCGTCGAGGGTTTCGCCCACCAGCGTGTACTGGCCGACCGCATCGACGCGCATCAACTGCGTGTGCCCGCCCGACACCAGCAGCGCCAGGAACGGAAACGCGGGCCGGTCCGCCTCCAGCAGCGGCGAGAGCAGATGCCCTTCCAGGTGATGCACGCCCACCAGCGGCTTGCCCAGCGCAAAGCCCAGCGCATTGGCGACCGAGGCTCCCACCAGCAGCGCGCCGGCCAGTCCGGGCCCTTTCGTATAGGCGATGGCGTCGATGTCCGCGCGGCCGACGCCGGCCTCGGCCAGCACGTCC
The sequence above is a segment of the Ralstonia nicotianae genome. Coding sequences within it:
- the folE2 gene encoding GTP cyclohydrolase FolE2, whose product is MNDMNPGFVMPDVQSSHDTRQIPIQRVGVRGVRYPMSLQTPSGVLSTVGTFNLDVHLPADQKGTHMSRFVALLEEEREPLNLAQFQLLLEKMLEKLEADAGRIEVSFPYFVSKTAPVSGVQSLMDYEVTMIGEVRDGHTTVRVKALVPVTSLCPCSKKISQYGAHNQRSHITIDAELAADTPVEALIRMAEEEASCELWGLLKRPDEKFVTERAYENPKFVEDLVRDIAMRLNEDDRIVAYTLEAENFESIHNHSAYALIERDKRRAG
- the tsaD gene encoding tRNA (adenosine(37)-N6)-threonylcarbamoyltransferase complex transferase subunit TsaD codes for the protein MLVLGIESSCDETGVALYDTDAGLRAHALYSQIAMHRDYGGVVPELASRDHIRRVIPLLEDVLAEAGVGRADIDAIAYTKGPGLAGALLVGASVANALGFALGKPLVGVHHLEGHLLSPLLEADRPAFPFLALLVSGGHTQLMRVDAVGQYTLVGETLDDAAGEAFDKTAKLLGLGYPGGPAVSRLAEFGNPGAFELPRPMLHSGNFDFSFAGLKTAVLTQVRKLNLDGGEACEQPRADLARAFVDAIVDVLVAKTLRAAREHGLKRIVVAGGVGANRQLRERLNAEGGKRGLRVYYPDLQFCTDNGAMIAFAGAMRLQADPGQVQSGYGYGVTPRWDLEDIRIRQA